A portion of the Diprion similis isolate iyDipSimi1 chromosome 4, iyDipSimi1.1, whole genome shotgun sequence genome contains these proteins:
- the LOC124405248 gene encoding protein unzipped: MIITSKNMRGPVKPVAFALVQLIFLATFAFGDNSVHVLSSFDQLVTSSILRWLPQNQVEIEGNNDLVTGGLKFASGSEVDSSTNSNQTESRRIFVCRAIYNAIWVSGGQVEGETRCVVTLLGNVHSYHRYELLVNVENAARLEWRYWDKFKPVPEIGSVATGDVEMTYVARHEGPKQETDVAKHGVSFTHYIGTYDPRDNLGSMTYVKENGVQDSANSGEVLVEWEPVSYELKSVKFKKFKDRIIKRQSQVLGEATLSNVGSYAVTVANAFAYSYNYSAHWGHGQAMLKGLNTTITLANNTKLPDIQWGSQVNEHRESVHTVKKYLEPGTAVNVTLRANYTDKELPYTAELTSHYKDKKKIPRTIDGVYREESMIDVNPDFGPIYYLGNYSLVPTTTTTTTTTTTTTERPRSQSDIEGRQNHSEKDTDDPNFNLVVPPGGKGTTEMQADDGSPQSLKNKLEGRGSAPCIVYPELFILAGGILVALSDWFHAWAT, encoded by the exons ATGATTATCACGAGCAAAAATATGCGCGGACCGGTGAAACCGGTAGCGTTTGCCCTAGTACAGCTGATATTCCTGGCCACCTTTGCATTCGGCGACAACAGCGTTCACGTTCTATCGTCGTTTGACCAGCTAGTAACTTCTAGCATACTCAGATGGTTGCCTCAGAATCAAGTGGAAATCGAAGGGAACAACGACCTCGTTACTGGGGGCCTCAAATTCGCCTCTGGATCGGAAG TGGATTCCAGCACAAACTCGAATCAAACCGAATCGAGACGGATATTTGTCTGTCGGGCAATTTACAACGCTATTTGGGTGTCCGGAGGCCAGGTTGAAGGTGAGACACGATGCGTCGTCACGCTTCTCGGCAACGTACATTCATACCACCGGTACGAACTTCTTGTGAACGTTGAGAATGCCGCGCGCCTCGAATGGCGCTACTGGGATAAATTCAAACCGGTACCCGAGATAGGTTCCGTCGCGACCGGCGATGTTGAAATGACCTACGTAGCTCGGCACGAGGGACCAAAGCAAGAAACCGACGTTGCAAAACATGGCGTCAGCTTTACCCACTACATAGGGACGTACGACCCTCGCGACAATCTCGGCAGCATGACTTACGTAAAGGAG AACGGTGTCCAAGACTCGGCAAACTCCGGCGAGGTTCTTGTCGAGTGGGAGCCAGTATCTTACGAACTGAAATCGGTCAAGTTCAAAAAGTTCAAAGATCGAATTATAAAACGACAGTCTCAGGTACTCGGCGAGGCAACTCTCAGCAACGTTGGCTCATATGCGGTGACCGTCGCAAACGCTTTTGCTTACTCTTACAACTATTCCGCACACTGGGGACATGGACAAGCGATGCTCAAAGGACTGAATACCACGATCACCCTTGCTAATAATACGAAATTACCAGACATACAATGGGGTAGCCAGGTGAACGAGCATCGCGAAAGCGTTCACAC AGTGAAGAAGTACCTCGAGCCGGGTACCGCGGTGAACGTTACACTCAGGGCGAACTACACAGACAAGGAACTTCCCTACACGGCAGAGTTGACCTCGCATTACAAGGACAAAAAGAAGATACCACGCACGATAGATGGTGTTTATCGTGAAGAAAGCATGATCGATGTCAATCCTGATTTCGGACCTATTTACTATCTGGGTAACTATTCCCTGGTCCCAACGACGActacgacaacgacgacgacgacgacgacaacggaAAGACCGCGCTCGCAATCTGATATCGAGGGTCGACAAAATCACAGCGAAAAAGACACCGATGACCCCAATTTTAATCTGGTTGTTCCACCAGGCGGAAAGGGTACAACAGAGATGCAGGCCGATGACGGTAGCCCCCAATCCCTAAAAAATAAACTCGAGGGGCGAGGCAGCGCTCCTTGCATAGTTTATCCCGAGCTGTTCATCCTTGCCGGAGGAATCCTGGTCGCCCTCAGCGACTGGTTCCATGCATGGGCGACATGA